One genomic region from Streptomyces sp. NBC_00582 encodes:
- a CDS encoding NADP-dependent oxidoreductase, with protein MSDVETPDPEAGELLVKVAATSLNGIDVATTAGYLQGIMEHRFPLVLGKDFAGTVEALGEGVDGFEVGDAVFGVVMKPFLGGGSLAEYVTVPAGHGVIRIPAGLAVVDAGALGVAGATAVDSLDAVALAEGETVLISGAGGGVGSLAVQLAVARGARVIATARPGAQTDFVTGLTDTEADVHVVDFTGDLRAQVHAIAPDGVDAVLHLAGDGAELAGLLRPGGRIASPAGLTQDAVKDPDVTVHPIMADPNASTLTALAEQAASGSLRVPVTATYPLERATEAFTAFTSGTPGKIAVACS; from the coding sequence GTGAGCGACGTGGAGACCCCCGACCCCGAGGCCGGAGAACTGCTGGTGAAGGTGGCCGCCACCTCGTTGAACGGGATCGACGTCGCCACCACCGCCGGCTACCTGCAGGGGATCATGGAGCACCGGTTCCCGCTGGTGCTCGGCAAGGACTTCGCGGGCACCGTCGAGGCACTCGGCGAGGGCGTGGACGGCTTCGAGGTCGGCGACGCGGTGTTCGGCGTGGTGATGAAGCCGTTCCTGGGCGGCGGATCGCTGGCCGAGTACGTCACCGTGCCCGCCGGACACGGCGTCATCCGCATCCCCGCCGGTCTCGCGGTGGTGGACGCCGGTGCGCTGGGCGTGGCCGGGGCGACCGCGGTGGACAGTCTCGACGCCGTGGCACTGGCCGAGGGCGAGACGGTGCTGATCTCCGGTGCCGGCGGTGGGGTGGGGTCGCTGGCCGTGCAACTCGCCGTGGCCCGCGGTGCGAGGGTGATCGCCACCGCTCGCCCCGGCGCGCAGACCGACTTCGTCACCGGCCTGACCGACACCGAGGCCGACGTCCACGTGGTCGACTTCACCGGCGACCTTCGGGCTCAGGTCCACGCGATCGCCCCGGACGGTGTGGACGCGGTGCTGCACCTGGCGGGCGACGGCGCAGAGCTCGCCGGCCTGCTGCGACCGGGCGGTCGGATCGCCTCACCCGCCGGTCTGACCCAGGACGCCGTGAAGGACCCGGACGTCACCGTCCACCCGATCATGGCCGATCCGAACGCGTCGACCCTGACCGCCCTGGCCGAGCAGGCCGCGTCCGGGTCGCTGCGCGTGCCGGTCACCGCGACCTACCCCCTTGAGCGGGCCACGGAGGCGTTCACCGCCTTCACCTCCGGCACCCCCGGCAAGATCGCCGTCGCCTGCTCCTGA
- a CDS encoding DoxX family protein → MNVFLWIAQAVLAAMFAMAGVMKTSQPKEKLVGRLPWTADFSQGTIRLIGIVEFAAALGLILPAATGIAPVLTPLAATGLAVVMVLAAITHARRKEPGAIAFNAVLLILAALVAWGRFGPYGF, encoded by the coding sequence ATGAACGTCTTCTTGTGGATAGCCCAGGCCGTGCTGGCCGCCATGTTCGCCATGGCGGGCGTCATGAAAACCAGCCAGCCCAAGGAGAAGCTGGTCGGCCGGCTGCCCTGGACGGCCGACTTCTCCCAAGGCACCATCCGCCTCATCGGCATCGTGGAATTCGCCGCCGCGCTCGGCTTGATCCTGCCCGCGGCCACCGGCATCGCCCCCGTGCTGACCCCGCTGGCCGCGACCGGTCTGGCCGTGGTGATGGTGCTGGCCGCGATCACCCACGCCCGCCGCAAGGAACCCGGCGCGATCGCCTTCAACGCCGTCCTGCTGATCCTGGCCGCCCTGGTGGCCTGGGGCCGCTTCGGCCCCTACGGCTTCTGA
- a CDS encoding DUF805 domain-containing protein, with protein MSFTDAVRTCLTAKYATFSGRARRAEYWWFSVLYVIATVVIAGTSLAIEVPLLNLLLLPFIVPMLTVSVRRLHDTGKSGRRMFIALIPVVGPIIYLVGMALDSTPGTNQYGPSPKIVAHPVV; from the coding sequence ATGTCGTTCACCGACGCGGTACGCACGTGCCTCACCGCCAAGTACGCCACGTTCTCCGGTCGCGCCCGGCGCGCGGAGTACTGGTGGTTCTCGGTGCTGTACGTGATCGCCACCGTTGTGATCGCCGGGACCAGCCTCGCGATCGAGGTCCCGCTGCTGAATCTTCTCCTGCTTCCGTTCATCGTGCCCATGCTCACCGTCTCGGTCCGCCGGTTGCACGACACCGGCAAGTCGGGCCGGAGGATGTTCATCGCCCTGATCCCGGTCGTCGGCCCGATCATCTATCTCGTCGGCATGGCACTCGACAGCACCCCGGGCACCAACCAGTACGGCCCCTCTCCCAAGATCGTCGCGCACCCTGTCGTCTGA
- a CDS encoding beta-galactosidase: MSTQRRLRIPGIAYGGDYNPEQWPEEVWAEDMRLMREAGVNMVSVGIFSWALLEPSEGVYDFSRMDRILDLLHENGIDADLATPTAAPPAWFFEAHPEALPVDQDGRRLSYGSRQTFCPSSPAYRRTALRIAEALAERYATHPAVAMWHVHNEYGCHNDACYCDTSAAAFRTWLRARYDDDLDALNRAWGTTFWSQWYSSWDQILPPRATTAPPNPTHRLDWRRFCSDELLSLCTAEREVLRRAAPDTPATTNFLVLRTIDALDYWRWAPELDILSNDHYLMSDDPEAEIDIALNGDLMRSLAGGPWFLMEHSPGAVNWQPVNRAKRLGEMRRNALAHVAHGADGIAFFQWRAAKAGAEQWHSAMLPHAGTDSQIWRDVVQLGSDLRALAEVRDSTVVAQVAIVWDWDARWALELPSQPSGELRYQDLVRDWYTPLWRAGVSVDFVRPDDPRLDRYKLVLAPSLYLVSEAAAANLTRFAENGGTLAVGFHSGMVDENAHVYLGGYPGAFREVLGVITDELFPLLPGETTGLTGDVPVGATADLWSERIQLTGAQAVALYADGPLSGHPAVTRHRHGDGIAWYVATHPDQDTLAALLHRIRQDADVTPEHEAPAGIEVVRRRGPVADYLFLVDHTGKGAEAPAEGVELLTGRPVSGTVSVPPGGVAVIREPH, from the coding sequence GTGAGTACTCAACGCCGCCTTCGCATCCCCGGTATCGCCTACGGGGGTGACTACAACCCCGAGCAGTGGCCCGAGGAGGTATGGGCCGAGGACATGCGCCTGATGCGCGAGGCCGGGGTGAACATGGTCAGCGTCGGCATCTTCTCCTGGGCGCTCCTCGAGCCGTCCGAGGGTGTGTACGACTTCTCCCGTATGGACCGGATCCTCGACCTCCTCCACGAGAACGGCATCGACGCAGATCTGGCCACCCCCACAGCCGCCCCGCCGGCCTGGTTCTTCGAGGCCCACCCGGAGGCACTGCCGGTCGACCAGGACGGGCGCCGACTGTCGTACGGCAGTCGCCAGACGTTCTGCCCGTCGAGCCCCGCCTACCGCCGAACGGCACTGCGGATCGCCGAAGCCCTCGCCGAGCGGTACGCCACCCACCCGGCCGTCGCCATGTGGCACGTCCACAACGAGTACGGCTGCCACAACGACGCCTGCTACTGCGACACCAGCGCCGCAGCCTTCCGCACCTGGCTGCGAGCCCGCTACGACGACGATCTGGACGCCCTCAACCGCGCCTGGGGCACCACCTTCTGGAGCCAGTGGTACTCCTCGTGGGACCAGATCCTGCCGCCCCGCGCCACCACGGCTCCCCCGAACCCCACCCACCGACTCGACTGGCGTCGATTCTGCTCCGACGAACTCCTCTCCCTGTGCACGGCCGAACGCGAGGTACTGCGCCGGGCCGCTCCGGACACACCCGCGACCACCAACTTCCTGGTCCTGCGCACCATCGACGCCCTCGACTACTGGCGTTGGGCACCGGAGTTGGACATCCTCTCCAACGACCACTACCTGATGTCCGACGACCCGGAAGCCGAGATCGACATCGCGCTCAACGGCGACCTCATGCGGTCACTCGCGGGTGGACCGTGGTTCCTCATGGAGCACTCGCCCGGTGCCGTCAACTGGCAACCGGTCAACCGGGCCAAGCGGCTTGGAGAGATGCGGCGCAACGCTCTGGCCCACGTGGCCCATGGCGCCGACGGCATCGCGTTCTTCCAGTGGCGGGCGGCGAAGGCCGGCGCCGAGCAGTGGCACTCGGCGATGCTCCCGCACGCCGGAACGGACAGCCAGATCTGGCGGGACGTCGTCCAACTCGGCTCGGATCTGCGGGCGTTGGCCGAGGTACGGGACTCCACGGTCGTGGCGCAGGTGGCGATCGTGTGGGACTGGGACGCGCGGTGGGCACTGGAACTGCCCTCCCAGCCCAGCGGCGAGCTGCGCTACCAGGACCTGGTAAGGGACTGGTACACCCCCCTGTGGCGGGCCGGAGTCTCCGTCGACTTCGTACGCCCCGACGACCCCCGACTCGACCGCTACAAACTCGTTCTGGCACCGTCGCTGTACCTGGTGAGCGAGGCGGCCGCGGCGAACCTCACACGGTTCGCCGAGAACGGAGGCACCCTGGCCGTCGGCTTCCACAGCGGCATGGTCGACGAGAACGCCCACGTGTACCTGGGGGGCTACCCCGGCGCGTTCCGCGAGGTGCTCGGAGTGATCACCGACGAGCTCTTCCCCCTGCTGCCGGGAGAGACGACCGGCCTGACCGGCGACGTCCCTGTCGGCGCCACCGCCGATCTTTGGTCCGAACGCATTCAGCTCACGGGCGCGCAGGCCGTCGCCCTCTACGCCGACGGCCCCCTGTCGGGCCATCCCGCCGTCACCCGCCACCGGCACGGCGACGGCATCGCCTGGTATGTGGCCACCCACCCCGACCAGGACACACTCGCCGCCCTGCTCCACCGCATCCGCCAGGACGCCGACGTCACACCGGAACACGAGGCGCCCGCCGGGATCGAGGTCGTCAGACGCCGCGGCCCGGTGGCCGACTACCTGTTCCTCGTCGACCACACCGGGAAGGGCGCGGAAGCACCCGCCGAAGGCGTCGAACTCCTCACCGGCAGGCCGGTCTCCGGCACCGTCAGCGTCCCACCGGGAGGCGTCGCCGTCATCCGCGAGCCCCACTGA
- a CDS encoding carbohydrate ABC transporter permease produces MSTPALPLKQRTPVRPARILLHTFLIVTSLAWLAPLLWALFAALRPYSETSEKGYVSWPDKLSLDNFTNAFTQSDMTHYFGNTLLIAVPAVLLTLFLSSCVAFYVSRFDFRVNLFLLLVFTAGNLLPQQVIITPLYRLYLLVDLPGITMSGKLYDSALGLVLIHVAFQSGFCAFVLSNYMRSLPHELTEAALVDGASVWRLYWQIVLPLCKPAMAALATLLSIWIYNDFFWAIVLISTGENMPITSALNNLSGQYFTDPNLVAAGALLTAIPTLIVYFALQRQFVSGLTLGANKG; encoded by the coding sequence ATGAGCACCCCCGCCCTGCCCCTGAAGCAGCGCACCCCCGTGCGCCCCGCCCGGATCCTGCTGCACACCTTCCTCATCGTCACGTCCCTGGCCTGGCTCGCGCCGCTGCTGTGGGCACTGTTCGCGGCGCTGCGGCCGTACTCCGAGACCAGCGAGAAGGGCTACGTCTCCTGGCCCGACAAACTGAGCCTGGACAACTTCACCAACGCCTTCACCCAGTCCGACATGACGCACTACTTCGGGAACACGCTGCTCATCGCGGTCCCCGCGGTGCTGCTGACCCTGTTCCTGTCGTCCTGCGTGGCGTTCTACGTCAGCCGCTTCGACTTCCGGGTCAACCTCTTCCTGCTCCTGGTCTTCACCGCGGGCAACCTCCTGCCGCAGCAGGTCATCATCACCCCCCTGTACCGGCTCTACCTGCTCGTGGACCTGCCCGGCATCACCATGAGCGGCAAGCTGTACGACTCCGCACTCGGCCTGGTCCTCATCCACGTCGCCTTCCAGTCCGGCTTCTGCGCCTTCGTGCTCAGCAACTACATGCGCTCCCTGCCCCACGAGCTCACCGAGGCCGCCCTCGTCGACGGCGCCTCCGTATGGCGCCTGTACTGGCAGATCGTGCTCCCGCTGTGCAAACCGGCCATGGCCGCCCTCGCCACCCTGCTGTCCATCTGGATCTACAACGACTTCTTCTGGGCGATCGTGCTGATCTCCACCGGTGAGAACATGCCGATCACCTCGGCCCTGAACAACCTCTCCGGCCAGTACTTCACCGACCCCAACCTGGTCGCCGCAGGCGCCCTGCTCACCGCGATCCCCACCCTGATCGTGTACTTCGCGCTCCAGCGGCAGTTCGTCAGCGGACTGACCCTCGGCGCCAACAAGGGCTGA
- a CDS encoding carbohydrate ABC transporter permease has translation MTIDVTKTREAATVPPPGNASPKKRVPQGHRRLLTRRDRLTLGLMAGVPTILHVTLVWVTALASIALAFTTWDGIGFDSIKWVGLDNFKELFTNNPQFWPAVQHNVIWFVVLILIPTPLGLFLAVQLDKNIRFSRVYQTAYFLPVVVSLAVTGFVWQLVYNPDTGLINSIIGANKPGHYIDWIGDPHLNLWAILVAACWRHTGYMMILYLAGLKGVDPSLREASSLDGANEWQTFKNVVFPTLRPTNTVVLVVTIIEALRAFDLVFVFNKGAQGTELLSILVTNNIIGESSRIGYGSAIAVVLLVISLAVIIPYLISTFRKERSA, from the coding sequence ATGACCATCGACGTCACGAAGACCCGCGAGGCGGCCACGGTGCCGCCTCCGGGCAACGCATCCCCCAAGAAGCGGGTTCCGCAGGGCCACCGCCGTCTGCTGACCCGCCGCGACCGGCTCACCCTCGGCCTCATGGCCGGGGTGCCGACGATCCTGCACGTGACCCTCGTCTGGGTCACCGCCCTCGCCTCCATCGCCCTGGCCTTCACCACCTGGGACGGCATCGGCTTCGACTCCATCAAGTGGGTGGGGCTGGACAACTTCAAGGAGCTGTTCACCAACAACCCGCAGTTCTGGCCCGCCGTCCAGCACAACGTCATCTGGTTCGTCGTGCTGATCCTGATCCCGACCCCGCTCGGGCTCTTCCTCGCGGTCCAGCTCGACAAGAACATCCGCTTCAGCCGCGTCTACCAGACCGCCTACTTCCTCCCGGTCGTGGTCTCCCTCGCGGTCACCGGATTCGTCTGGCAGCTCGTCTACAACCCCGACACCGGCCTGATCAACAGCATCATCGGCGCCAACAAACCCGGCCACTACATCGACTGGATCGGCGACCCGCACCTCAACCTGTGGGCCATCCTCGTCGCCGCCTGCTGGCGCCACACCGGCTACATGATGATCCTCTACCTGGCCGGCCTCAAGGGCGTCGACCCCTCCCTGCGCGAGGCCTCCTCCCTGGACGGCGCCAACGAGTGGCAGACGTTCAAGAACGTCGTCTTCCCCACCCTGCGCCCCACCAACACCGTCGTCCTGGTCGTCACGATCATCGAGGCACTGCGCGCCTTCGACCTCGTCTTCGTCTTCAACAAGGGCGCCCAGGGCACCGAACTGCTCTCGATCCTGGTCACCAACAACATCATCGGCGAGTCCAGCCGCATCGGATACGGCTCAGCCATCGCCGTCGTCCTGCTGGTCATCTCCCTCGCCGTGATCATCCCGTATCTGATCTCCACCTTCCGCAAGGAGCGGAGCGCATGA
- a CDS encoding ABC transporter substrate-binding protein: protein MHLSSHGQPLPGSSRRAVLRGLGGAALLGAAIPLLSACGGGSGSSSDPKTVSLGSNASDAVPKKAFADVYAAFKKQSGIAVDVNTKDHNTFQEQINTYLQGTPDDVFNWFAGYRMQFFAAKGLASPIDDVWAKIGGNFPDAMKKLSKGADGKYYLVPITTYPWAVFYRKSVFQQHGYEVPATWDQLVVLCKRMKKDGLVPIAFGDKDAWPAMGTFDQINFRLNGYDFHVELMAGRASWTDAKVRDVFDQWAELLPYHQEGSLGRTWQDAAQTLVSKKAGMYLLGTFVAQQFTDKADLDDLDFFAFPEINSEFGQDTVEAPTDGFMVSKNPKNHDGAVKLLEFLGTPEAEQIYLKADPSLVAASSKADTSSYTALQKKAFEMISGAKSLTQFMDRDSRPDFTSTVMQPALQKFVRDPKGIDSLLTSIERQKKTIFASS, encoded by the coding sequence ATGCACCTTTCATCCCACGGTCAGCCCCTGCCTGGTTCCAGCCGCCGCGCCGTGCTGCGCGGTCTCGGTGGGGCCGCTCTGCTCGGCGCCGCCATACCGCTGCTGTCCGCCTGTGGAGGCGGCAGCGGCAGCTCCTCCGACCCGAAGACGGTCAGCCTCGGCTCCAACGCGTCGGACGCGGTGCCGAAGAAGGCGTTCGCCGACGTCTACGCGGCCTTCAAGAAGCAGTCCGGGATCGCGGTCGACGTGAACACCAAGGACCACAACACGTTCCAGGAGCAGATCAACACCTACCTCCAGGGCACCCCGGACGACGTGTTCAACTGGTTCGCCGGCTACCGCATGCAGTTCTTCGCGGCCAAGGGGCTCGCCTCGCCGATCGACGACGTGTGGGCGAAGATCGGCGGCAACTTCCCCGACGCGATGAAGAAGCTCAGCAAGGGCGCGGACGGCAAGTACTACCTCGTGCCGATCACGACGTACCCCTGGGCGGTCTTCTACCGCAAGAGCGTCTTCCAGCAGCACGGCTACGAAGTTCCAGCCACCTGGGACCAGTTGGTGGTGCTCTGCAAGCGAATGAAGAAGGACGGCCTCGTCCCGATCGCGTTCGGCGACAAGGACGCCTGGCCGGCGATGGGCACCTTCGACCAGATCAACTTCCGGCTCAACGGCTACGACTTCCACGTCGAGCTGATGGCGGGCAGGGCCTCCTGGACCGACGCGAAGGTCAGGGACGTCTTCGACCAGTGGGCCGAGCTGCTGCCGTACCACCAGGAGGGCTCGCTGGGCCGTACCTGGCAGGACGCCGCCCAGACGCTGGTGTCGAAGAAGGCCGGCATGTACCTCCTCGGTACCTTCGTCGCCCAGCAGTTCACCGACAAGGCGGACCTGGACGACCTCGACTTCTTCGCCTTCCCGGAGATCAACTCGGAGTTCGGCCAGGACACCGTCGAGGCCCCCACCGACGGCTTCATGGTCAGCAAGAATCCGAAGAACCACGACGGCGCGGTGAAGCTGCTGGAGTTCCTGGGCACCCCGGAGGCCGAGCAGATCTACCTCAAGGCCGATCCGAGCTTGGTGGCCGCCTCCTCCAAGGCCGACACCTCCTCGTACACCGCCCTGCAGAAGAAGGCCTTCGAGATGATCTCGGGCGCGAAGAGCCTGACGCAGTTCATGGACCGCGACAGCCGCCCCGACTTCACCTCCACGGTCATGCAGCCCGCGCTGCAGAAGTTCGTCCGCGACCCGAAGGGGATCGACAGCCTGCTCACCTCGATCGAGCGGCAGAAGAAGACGATCTTCGCGTCCTCGTAG
- a CDS encoding LacI family DNA-binding transcriptional regulator yields the protein MTPVAGRGAGSPAPRSADVALAAGVSRKTVSRVLNGEPYVSDEVRQRVLGAAEKLGYRLNHAARALASGRNRSIGVVALGTAGYGTAMLLVGIETAVRDAGYALRVVNTPDGAPEGIAGAVMSLLEQGVDGIVVSEPVVEGEVSVRIDVPVLFLGAPASFPSARTLTVGVGAHALARAATDHLLDLGHPTVHHLAGPRRWYASTDRIDGWRAALAARGAPEPPVIQGDWSPESGYAAGRALAADSSVTAVFAAGDEMAIGLIHALREAGRRVPEDISVIGFDGNPVFAYVSPPLTTVRQPFDAAAREGIRLLVHTIEEPDTEPPAASEPPVDLVVRGSTAPPPSHQG from the coding sequence ATGACACCAGTGGCAGGGCGCGGCGCGGGTTCTCCGGCACCGCGCAGCGCGGACGTGGCCCTCGCGGCAGGCGTTTCACGCAAGACGGTGTCGCGTGTCCTCAACGGCGAGCCGTATGTGTCCGACGAGGTCCGGCAACGCGTCCTCGGTGCCGCCGAGAAACTCGGATACCGGCTGAACCATGCGGCCAGGGCACTGGCCTCCGGGCGGAACCGATCCATCGGTGTCGTCGCCCTGGGGACGGCCGGGTACGGCACCGCCATGCTCCTGGTGGGCATCGAGACGGCCGTGCGCGACGCCGGGTACGCGTTGCGCGTGGTCAATACGCCGGACGGGGCCCCCGAAGGCATCGCCGGCGCGGTGATGTCGTTGCTGGAACAGGGAGTTGACGGGATCGTCGTCTCCGAGCCCGTCGTGGAGGGAGAGGTCTCCGTCCGCATCGACGTACCGGTGCTGTTCCTGGGCGCACCGGCGTCCTTCCCCTCGGCGAGGACCTTGACGGTGGGCGTCGGCGCCCATGCGCTGGCACGGGCGGCCACTGATCATCTGCTGGATCTGGGGCACCCGACCGTCCACCATCTCGCCGGTCCCCGCCGCTGGTACGCGTCCACGGACCGTATCGACGGCTGGCGGGCGGCGTTGGCGGCAAGAGGGGCGCCGGAACCGCCCGTGATCCAGGGGGACTGGTCACCCGAATCCGGCTACGCGGCGGGCCGTGCGCTGGCCGCGGACAGCTCGGTGACGGCGGTGTTCGCGGCGGGCGACGAGATGGCCATCGGTCTGATCCACGCCCTGCGGGAGGCCGGCCGACGGGTGCCCGAGGACATCAGCGTCATCGGTTTCGACGGCAACCCCGTCTTCGCCTATGTCAGTCCACCCCTGACCACCGTGCGTCAGCCTTTCGACGCCGCGGCGCGGGAAGGAATTCGGCTGCTGGTGCACACCATCGAAGAGCCGGACACCGAGCCGCCCGCCGCGAGCGAGCCACCGGTCGATCTCGTCGTCCGAGGCTCGACCGCACCTCCGCCGTCCCACCAGGGTTAG